From Solibacillus isronensis, the proteins below share one genomic window:
- a CDS encoding WecB/TagA/CpsF family glycosyltransferase, with amino-acid sequence MKETVLGIQVNTESYDELLPKVFDQIEKQQKSLIVAINPEKIIKAKEDPALKTLLNNAEFQIPDGIGVILASKIQKGQITSRVTGVDMMLRLCEEAAQRKKPIFLYGGKPGIADQAAKKLQELYPSIQIAGTQDGYEKDNQKVVDKINEAKPDLLFVAMGSPKQENWINANRDQLHPTIYQGVGGSFDVLAGNVKRAPEAFQKVGMEWFYRLMKEPHRIKRQIALPLFLLEVARGTKNNK; translated from the coding sequence ATGAAAGAAACCGTACTCGGCATTCAAGTAAATACCGAAAGCTATGATGAATTACTTCCAAAAGTATTTGATCAAATCGAGAAACAGCAAAAGTCGTTAATTGTAGCTATTAATCCGGAAAAGATTATTAAAGCAAAAGAAGACCCTGCATTAAAAACACTACTTAATAACGCGGAGTTTCAAATTCCGGATGGCATAGGGGTTATTTTGGCTTCGAAAATCCAGAAGGGTCAAATTACATCACGTGTAACAGGTGTAGATATGATGCTGCGTTTATGTGAAGAGGCAGCACAGCGTAAAAAACCTATTTTTCTTTATGGAGGGAAGCCGGGAATTGCAGATCAGGCCGCTAAGAAATTACAAGAACTCTACCCATCTATCCAAATTGCCGGCACACAGGATGGATATGAAAAGGATAATCAAAAAGTCGTGGATAAAATTAATGAAGCGAAACCTGATTTATTGTTTGTAGCAATGGGTTCACCAAAGCAGGAGAATTGGATTAACGCGAACCGTGATCAGCTTCATCCAACAATTTACCAAGGTGTTGGTGGTTCATTTGACGTATTGGCCGGTAATGTGAAAAGAGCACCGGAAGCTTTCCAGAAAGTGGGGATGGAATGGTTTTACCGTTTAATGAAGGAACCGCACCGGATTAAACGCCAAATTGCCTTGCCTTTATTCCTGTTGGAAGTAGCGCGAGGAACAAAGAATAACAAGTAA
- a CDS encoding nucleotide sugar dehydrogenase, translating into MTKSICVVGLGYIGLPTAVMFANHGVKVHGVDVNPAAVKSIQDKQLHIEENGLQERLDKAVDEGFLTASTTPVASDVYIVAVPSPINPDNTANLEYVRQATASIVPFVKKGDLVILESTVPPKTVENIMLPELVKSGLEIGTELFVAHSPERVIPGRIFEELVNNDRIVGGISQKSAELTKELYETFVKGTIHLTDATTAELVKVMENTYRDVNIAFANELAKMAEKLDVNIWEAIKFANYHPRVNVHFPGPGVGGHCIAVDPWFLVELGGEQAQIIHLSRNTNDSMPSFTAQKTQAILNKNGIAGATVAALGLAFKGNVDDMRESPSTIVIDELEKLGLTVVSHDPHIKQNKHKTQTQSMQEALEQADILVFLTDHKEFKELDPSTLNMKSKIVFDTKNCLNREAWEKAGFQFHLLGDAKN; encoded by the coding sequence ATGACAAAATCAATCTGTGTCGTTGGATTAGGATACATCGGTTTACCAACGGCGGTAATGTTCGCAAATCACGGCGTAAAGGTACATGGTGTTGATGTGAATCCAGCAGCTGTGAAAAGTATTCAGGATAAACAATTACATATTGAGGAGAACGGTTTACAGGAGCGCCTAGACAAAGCGGTAGATGAAGGCTTTTTAACGGCATCAACGACACCTGTCGCTTCGGATGTGTATATTGTCGCGGTACCGTCACCAATTAATCCGGACAATACAGCGAATTTAGAATATGTTCGTCAAGCAACAGCTTCAATCGTACCTTTCGTGAAAAAGGGCGATTTAGTTATTTTAGAATCAACAGTACCACCAAAAACAGTAGAAAATATAATGCTGCCTGAATTAGTGAAGTCTGGTTTAGAGATCGGGACAGAACTATTTGTAGCCCATTCTCCAGAGCGTGTAATTCCAGGACGGATTTTTGAAGAGCTTGTTAACAATGACCGTATTGTTGGCGGGATTTCACAAAAATCAGCAGAGCTTACAAAAGAACTGTACGAAACATTTGTTAAAGGTACGATTCATTTAACAGATGCGACGACAGCAGAATTAGTAAAAGTAATGGAAAACACATATCGTGACGTGAACATTGCATTTGCGAACGAACTGGCTAAAATGGCTGAAAAATTAGATGTGAACATTTGGGAAGCGATTAAATTTGCGAACTATCACCCACGTGTAAACGTCCATTTCCCAGGACCAGGTGTAGGCGGTCACTGTATCGCGGTCGACCCTTGGTTCCTAGTTGAATTAGGCGGGGAACAAGCCCAAATCATTCATTTATCACGTAACACGAACGATTCAATGCCAAGCTTCACAGCACAAAAAACACAGGCAATTTTAAATAAAAACGGTATTGCAGGTGCAACAGTTGCTGCATTAGGTTTAGCGTTCAAAGGAAATGTAGATGATATGCGTGAAAGCCCATCGACAATCGTAATCGATGAGTTAGAAAAACTAGGCTTAACTGTCGTTTCACATGATCCGCATATTAAGCAAAACAAACATAAAACACAAACACAAAGTATGCAGGAAGCGTTGGAGCAAGCTGATATTTTAGTGTTTCTGACAGACCACAAAGAATTTAAAGAGCTAGATCCGTCAACATTAAACATGAAAAGCAAAATCGTATTCGATACGAAAAACTGCCTAAACCGTGAAGCATGGGAAAAAGCAGGCTTCCAGTTCCACTTACTTGGAGATGCGAAGAACTAA
- a CDS encoding IDEAL domain-containing protein — MIQVQFMKPFYTKMTGTKLRLVFAYQYFSITKDEEVFHFIPIEGKEMIIDLNSLQVENLSEVFVFQRGNRFVRLPLYQLLLVSNVHEYLMPIIENVSSNVTPLKNETSPVFDEEVEGIVRALEENNLSRLIDEALESRDEALFHNLIAEKERLTGGYAS, encoded by the coding sequence ATGATTCAAGTACAATTTATGAAGCCTTTTTATACAAAAATGACAGGCACGAAATTACGCTTAGTCTTTGCTTATCAATACTTTTCCATTACAAAAGATGAGGAAGTTTTTCATTTTATCCCGATTGAAGGGAAAGAAATGATTATTGACTTAAACTCACTGCAAGTCGAAAACTTATCGGAAGTTTTTGTATTCCAGCGCGGCAACCGCTTCGTGCGTCTCCCCCTGTATCAGCTTTTACTCGTATCAAATGTACATGAGTATTTAATGCCGATAATTGAAAATGTATCAAGTAACGTAACACCATTAAAAAATGAAACGTCACCGGTATTCGATGAGGAAGTGGAAGGAATTGTTCGGGCTTTAGAAGAAAACAACTTATCCCGTCTAATCGATGAAGCGCTCGAATCACGTGATGAAGCATTGTTCCACAATTTAATTGCGGAAAAGGAACGATTAACTGGAGGCTACGCATCGTGA
- a CDS encoding SWIM zinc finger family protein, whose translation MSLSFSEIAHAHKDFIQHTLQSFEEQLLPSANEDAELVTRAMFSVRNQAIKPPHYSRFSQILVCQIQDVNTAEVTINFPERQISCSCPKKELCRHQLAVILKLSQYFISLQQWLSIWRSKRSVPLQSLASERSPENWQMMADEVLNYAIKGPQPLEPYTLSGLIENIRTKLQRHRPYEQEWQELFNLFMDIAVSNHFLLHAVKTKTDLSHHYVQFFLENTLSRIQRSIDTLSKTTRLFATEPFFDAIQKNVHEILFIEKGATAFRLSLYLQFWTKLFNEQKRLKNELALLEQSDDSNTDIELNVVKSIFYILLSSPPQLEQAVETMSEHNVEGFIDIAQYALQKDFVDEATVILKKALPFLQTFVQDNLLPIRRQKFTRKLDHLYGQIQLSENEELALYSSFGRYGIESFSNYLLRQNRLDEWVALHQLYPSSIPYLDQCGLKDVVAQSPETALPLYHFYAMEEIQQKSRQNYKQAVRIWRAMKSASKKAGKLDYFTAYIEAVQQQYKRLRALQEEINKSNLLI comes from the coding sequence TTGAGTTTATCTTTTTCCGAGATTGCCCATGCACATAAAGACTTTATTCAACATACATTACAATCCTTTGAAGAACAGCTTCTCCCTTCAGCAAATGAAGATGCAGAATTGGTGACACGCGCCATGTTCTCTGTCCGTAATCAGGCAATCAAGCCACCGCACTATTCAAGATTCAGTCAAATACTGGTATGCCAAATCCAGGATGTCAATACAGCGGAAGTGACAATTAATTTTCCGGAACGGCAGATTAGCTGCAGCTGCCCTAAAAAGGAGTTGTGCCGACATCAACTTGCGGTTATTTTAAAGCTGTCGCAGTACTTTATTTCACTGCAGCAATGGCTATCTATTTGGCGTTCTAAAAGATCCGTTCCGCTCCAGTCTTTAGCGTCAGAGCGCAGTCCGGAAAACTGGCAGATGATGGCTGACGAAGTGCTTAATTATGCAATTAAAGGTCCGCAACCATTGGAGCCGTATACGTTATCGGGCTTAATTGAGAATATTCGTACTAAGCTTCAGCGCCACCGCCCTTATGAGCAGGAATGGCAGGAGCTGTTTAACTTGTTTATGGATATCGCTGTTTCGAATCACTTTCTGTTACACGCAGTCAAAACGAAAACAGATCTGAGCCATCATTATGTTCAGTTCTTTTTGGAAAATACGTTAAGCCGAATACAGCGATCGATTGATACATTAAGTAAAACAACAAGGCTGTTTGCAACAGAACCATTTTTTGATGCAATTCAGAAGAATGTCCATGAGATTCTTTTTATCGAAAAAGGAGCAACAGCATTCCGGTTGTCATTGTATTTGCAATTTTGGACTAAGCTATTTAATGAACAAAAGCGCTTAAAAAATGAACTGGCTCTTTTGGAACAAAGCGATGATAGCAACACAGATATCGAATTGAATGTAGTAAAATCCATTTTTTATATTTTATTAAGTTCCCCGCCACAACTGGAACAAGCAGTCGAAACAATGAGTGAACATAATGTGGAAGGGTTTATCGACATAGCCCAATATGCATTACAGAAAGACTTTGTTGATGAGGCGACTGTTATTTTAAAAAAGGCCCTTCCTTTTTTACAGACGTTTGTGCAGGATAACTTATTGCCGATTCGTCGCCAAAAATTTACGCGTAAACTCGATCACTTATACGGTCAAATTCAATTAAGTGAAAATGAGGAGCTCGCACTGTACTCTTCGTTTGGCAGATATGGGATTGAGTCGTTTTCAAACTATTTACTGCGTCAAAATCGTTTGGACGAGTGGGTAGCACTGCATCAGCTATATCCTTCATCGATTCCTTATTTAGACCAGTGCGGTTTAAAGGATGTTGTTGCACAGTCACCTGAAACTGCGCTTCCTCTTTACCATTTTTATGCGATGGAAGAAATTCAGCAGAAATCGCGGCAAAATTATAAGCAGGCAGTCCGCATTTGGCGTGCCATGAAATCGGCTTCCAAAAAAGCCGGAAAACTCGACTACTTTACAGCATATATTGAAGCCGTGCAGCAGCAGTACAAACGTTTGCGTGCACTGCAAGAAGAGATAAATAAAAGCAATTTACTCATCTAG
- a CDS encoding DEAD/DEAH box helicase, with protein sequence MRLPRNDTMQYLFNTKLPFLQVFRIKLSALRPGYFRATAYNKNDLILPTANWTPSLFFKFEQSFYGLHTSLEERDLIISASHLLDVLSPANRHPFLDFAAYDDETVNHFQTIQTTLPLWNDPKLWQQVTVTEEGFSFSNDLLQHAVEQKLMDAGLSKDDTLALIPFFQNGGWPMQTSHVFDGVKVALRLSEPEENEENWLLETVLISPNAAKHWTPASSKLKLPISDALPKKWSAIANDIEELQNQIVDLIQLNAESAQFIHTQFNDQEVREFLRLELTKLQALGFDVILPAWLKELRQSKMRVRVSANNQSARSVAGLDDILTFKWQFSMNGEEISAEAFQKLVDEKREFVRIGTEWFRIDAEWLNEMRELMDQAKEENWTVRDLLFRELPETLTAPIEDDMEDDAERDDPLFAFEMQQSLQTYIEQLQNKKGLPKVAVPVKLHAELRPYQQEGFEWLVFMRDQKFGACLADDMGLGKTVQLITYMLHTVSVLQIDKPTLIVCPTSVVGNWQKELTRFAPDLEVYTHYGPRRLKGDDLTSYIATQRPHVILSTYGTVTQDADDLQLIDWATVALDEAQNIKNMQTLQSRAIRKLKGEHHIALTGTPVENRLSELWAIFDFIHKGYLGSFTRFTENFITPIEREESESHKRVLRMKIRPFLLRRSKRDPELQLNLPDKQESLEFCALTPEQAAHYEGYIQDTLATLEELTGFEKKGRILKMLNKLKQLCNHPALFLKEPFEDANSMISRSVKLKRIIEMTKEIIDNGEQCLIFTQYIGMGNLIQHCLTELYNVDVPFLTGSMPKNQRDNLVDQFQAGEFPVFLLSLKAGGTGLNLTAATHVLHADRWWNPAVENQATDRAYRIGQTQFVQVHKFVTIGTIEEKIDKMIAMKSALSEELIQSSKWLTELDDSELMDLLVLDTGNIK encoded by the coding sequence TTGCGTTTACCGCGCAACGATACAATGCAATATTTATTTAATACGAAGCTACCCTTTCTACAAGTCTTTCGCATAAAGCTTTCAGCGCTGCGTCCCGGTTACTTCCGCGCTACTGCGTACAATAAAAATGATTTAATTTTACCGACAGCCAATTGGACTCCGTCACTCTTTTTCAAATTTGAGCAAAGTTTTTACGGTCTGCACACTTCATTGGAAGAGCGTGATTTAATCATATCGGCATCTCATTTGCTAGACGTTCTGTCACCTGCAAATCGTCATCCGTTTTTGGATTTCGCTGCGTATGATGATGAAACTGTGAATCATTTTCAAACAATCCAAACGACATTGCCGCTTTGGAATGACCCAAAGCTTTGGCAGCAGGTAACTGTAACAGAAGAAGGCTTTTCATTTTCCAATGACCTATTACAGCATGCAGTTGAACAAAAACTGATGGATGCCGGGCTTTCTAAAGACGATACGCTTGCACTGATTCCATTTTTCCAAAATGGCGGCTGGCCGATGCAAACTTCCCATGTTTTCGATGGTGTGAAGGTAGCACTGCGTTTAAGTGAGCCAGAGGAAAATGAAGAAAACTGGCTGTTGGAAACGGTGCTTATTAGTCCGAATGCCGCAAAACATTGGACACCTGCTTCATCAAAACTAAAACTGCCAATATCGGATGCACTGCCGAAAAAATGGAGTGCGATTGCTAATGACATTGAAGAGCTGCAAAATCAAATAGTTGATTTAATTCAATTAAATGCTGAAAGTGCGCAGTTTATTCATACACAATTCAATGATCAGGAAGTACGTGAATTTTTACGTCTCGAACTTACTAAGTTACAAGCTTTAGGCTTTGATGTGATTTTACCGGCTTGGCTTAAAGAACTCCGCCAATCGAAAATGCGTGTACGTGTCAGTGCAAATAACCAGTCGGCCCGCAGTGTTGCAGGACTGGACGATATTTTGACATTCAAATGGCAGTTCTCCATGAATGGTGAGGAAATTTCCGCTGAAGCCTTCCAGAAACTCGTTGATGAAAAACGTGAATTTGTCCGTATTGGCACGGAATGGTTCCGTATTGATGCAGAATGGCTCAATGAAATGCGTGAACTGATGGATCAGGCAAAGGAAGAAAATTGGACAGTACGCGATTTACTGTTCCGTGAGCTGCCTGAAACTTTAACAGCTCCCATAGAAGACGATATGGAAGATGATGCCGAGCGTGATGATCCGTTATTTGCATTTGAAATGCAGCAATCCCTGCAGACGTATATCGAGCAGCTGCAAAATAAAAAAGGTCTGCCGAAAGTAGCTGTACCTGTAAAACTTCATGCCGAGCTACGTCCATACCAGCAGGAAGGCTTTGAATGGCTTGTTTTCATGCGTGACCAGAAATTCGGTGCCTGTCTGGCAGATGATATGGGACTTGGTAAGACTGTTCAGCTTATTACGTATATGCTCCATACTGTTTCAGTTCTGCAAATCGATAAACCGACCTTAATTGTGTGCCCGACATCGGTTGTCGGCAACTGGCAAAAGGAACTTACTCGTTTTGCTCCTGATCTGGAGGTTTATACACATTACGGGCCCCGTCGTTTAAAAGGCGATGACTTGACGAGCTATATTGCAACACAGCGGCCGCATGTTATCCTTTCGACATATGGTACGGTCACTCAGGATGCAGATGACTTACAGCTTATCGACTGGGCAACGGTCGCTTTGGATGAAGCGCAGAATATAAAAAATATGCAAACATTGCAATCCCGTGCAATACGGAAATTAAAAGGCGAGCATCATATTGCATTAACAGGAACACCTGTTGAGAATCGTCTTTCCGAGTTGTGGGCCATTTTTGATTTTATCCATAAAGGCTATTTAGGAAGCTTCACAAGATTTACCGAAAACTTTATTACACCAATTGAACGTGAAGAGTCGGAATCCCATAAACGTGTTTTGCGGATGAAAATTCGTCCGTTCCTATTGCGTCGTTCAAAACGCGATCCCGAGCTTCAGCTGAATTTACCTGATAAACAGGAATCCCTTGAATTTTGTGCTCTTACACCTGAGCAAGCAGCACATTATGAAGGCTATATTCAGGATACTTTAGCTACTCTTGAAGAGCTCACTGGCTTTGAGAAAAAGGGACGTATTTTAAAAATGCTCAATAAATTAAAACAGCTGTGCAACCACCCTGCCCTGTTTTTAAAAGAACCTTTTGAAGATGCCAATTCAATGATTTCCCGTTCTGTAAAGCTAAAGCGCATTATTGAAATGACAAAGGAAATTATAGATAATGGCGAACAATGCTTAATTTTTACACAGTATATCGGAATGGGTAATTTAATTCAGCATTGTTTAACAGAGCTTTATAATGTTGATGTACCGTTTTTAACAGGAAGTATGCCAAAAAATCAGCGCGACAATTTAGTCGATCAATTCCAGGCAGGAGAGTTCCCTGTATTTTTACTGTCGCTTAAAGCTGGCGGAACAGGTCTTAACTTAACAGCAGCTACGCATGTGCTCCATGCCGATCGTTGGTGGAATCCGGCAGTCGAAAATCAGGCCACAGACCGTGCATACCGTATCGGACAAACACAGTTTGTGCAAGTGCATAAGTTTGTGACGATCGGGACGATTGAAGAAAAAATTGATAAAATGATTGCAATGAAATCCGCGCTATCTGAAGAATTAATTCAATCAAGCAAATGGTTGACTGAACTTGATGATTCAGAACTCATGGATTTACTTGTTCTTGATACAGGCAATATAAAATAA
- a CDS encoding single-stranded DNA-binding protein, translated as MNQVGIVGRTTKDLELRHLSEGRVRAYFSIATNRPFKNSEGKVDADFVQCVAWGRTAELMAKYCGKGSLVGIKGRLQTRTYVNRENQKVYTMEVQTEEVQFYALKAPGEAGKLQTTPPIAEDFVLPEQEIKLVHQP; from the coding sequence ATGAATCAAGTTGGGATTGTAGGTCGAACGACGAAAGATTTGGAACTCAGGCACTTATCTGAAGGCAGGGTTCGGGCATACTTTAGCATTGCTACTAACCGTCCTTTCAAAAATAGTGAAGGGAAGGTTGACGCTGACTTTGTGCAATGTGTCGCATGGGGGAGAACTGCTGAGCTGATGGCAAAATATTGCGGGAAAGGCTCGCTCGTCGGCATTAAGGGACGCTTGCAGACAAGGACATATGTGAATCGTGAAAATCAGAAAGTATACACGATGGAAGTCCAAACAGAAGAAGTGCAGTTTTATGCTTTAAAAGCCCCTGGTGAAGCAGGAAAGCTCCAGACAACGCCCCCGATTGCCGAAGATTTCGTGCTTCCAGAACAAGAAATCAAACTCGTGCACCAACCTTAG
- a CDS encoding YwpF-like family protein, with the protein MKTFKMLAFDLLLNDEIKEIPLTDGIIINQENSHKMWILELFTADTYYDFFQKFVTSGEVLDARAIISLPDNEPAPFAVVVHSITKVGDKISVLIKGRLKAQRKKYAELLLAQLLEDGLRNDELLEAFDQGMRNRPSLQKNNEEDGK; encoded by the coding sequence GTGAAAACCTTTAAAATGCTTGCTTTTGATTTATTACTAAACGATGAAATAAAAGAAATTCCTTTAACAGACGGCATTATTATTAATCAGGAAAATAGCCATAAAATGTGGATTTTAGAATTGTTTACAGCAGATACATATTACGATTTTTTCCAAAAGTTTGTTACATCTGGTGAAGTGCTGGATGCGCGTGCCATCATTTCGCTACCGGACAACGAGCCTGCCCCATTCGCTGTTGTCGTACATTCGATTACAAAAGTAGGAGATAAAATTTCGGTACTTATTAAAGGCCGTTTAAAAGCTCAGCGCAAAAAATATGCCGAGCTATTATTGGCACAGCTGCTTGAAGATGGTTTAAGAAATGATGAGCTGCTAGAGGCATTTGACCAAGGAATGCGCAATCGCCCTTCATTACAGAAAAATAATGAAGAGGACGGAAAGTAG
- a CDS encoding nuclease-related domain-containing protein, with amino-acid sequence MLMTPDFIVIFEVKLLSGVLFYKSAQYEFYRIHNEKRENFRNPLDQVYRHQLFLEQCLRKWQFTIPVFFAVVIANQQAILDESLEKFPIFHISGVPNFIENLYRISEE; translated from the coding sequence ATTTTAATGACGCCAGATTTTATAGTAATTTTTGAAGTAAAACTGCTGTCCGGAGTTTTATTTTATAAATCCGCGCAGTATGAATTTTACCGCATCCACAACGAAAAACGTGAAAACTTCCGAAACCCCCTTGATCAAGTTTACCGGCATCAGCTATTTTTGGAACAATGTTTGCGAAAATGGCAATTCACTATCCCAGTGTTTTTTGCTGTCGTCATCGCAAACCAACAAGCTATTTTAGATGAATCTTTGGAGAAGTTTCCGATTTTTCATATTAGCGGTGTTCCAAATTTTATTGAAAACCTATATCGTATAAGTGAGGAATAA
- the fabZ gene encoding 3-hydroxyacyl-ACP dehydratase FabZ, producing MLNAEQIQNILPHRYPFLLVDRILEIEEGKRALGLKNVSINEEFFNGHFPGYPVMPGVLIVEALAQVGGVALLNAPEYKGRLVFLTGIDSCRFKRQVVPGDQLKLEVEFLKLRGQMGKGRGTATVDGELVCECEILFAIGPVQPK from the coding sequence ATGTTAAACGCAGAGCAAATTCAAAATATTTTACCACATCGCTATCCATTTTTATTAGTTGATCGCATTCTGGAAATCGAAGAAGGAAAGCGCGCACTTGGATTGAAAAATGTATCGATCAACGAAGAATTTTTTAACGGACATTTCCCTGGCTATCCAGTAATGCCTGGTGTCCTAATTGTCGAGGCACTTGCGCAAGTAGGTGGTGTTGCATTATTAAATGCACCAGAATATAAAGGACGTCTAGTATTTTTAACAGGGATTGATAGTTGCCGTTTCAAGCGTCAAGTCGTACCGGGCGATCAGTTGAAGCTTGAAGTGGAATTTTTGAAATTGCGCGGACAAATGGGGAAAGGCCGCGGTACTGCGACAGTAGATGGCGAGCTAGTTTGTGAGTGTGAGATTTTATTTGCAATTGGACCTGTACAGCCAAAATAA
- a CDS encoding DNA-directed RNA polymerase subunit beta: MTNELETQMEQKEPVAKKSRRRVKNVSEPPTDQPVGKVRLRLIPIWLRIIIVILLFLVAVIVGLVIGYSVIGDGAASDVLKWETWQHLLDIINGKE; the protein is encoded by the coding sequence ATGACGAATGAGTTAGAGACACAGATGGAGCAAAAAGAACCTGTAGCCAAAAAGTCGAGACGCCGCGTAAAGAACGTTTCTGAGCCACCAACGGATCAGCCTGTTGGTAAGGTTCGGCTTCGCCTGATTCCGATCTGGCTACGGATAATAATCGTAATTCTATTATTTTTAGTAGCAGTAATTGTAGGACTGGTTATTGGCTATAGCGTTATAGGGGACGGCGCAGCATCCGATGTTTTAAAGTGGGAAACATGGCAGCATCTTCTCGATATTATAAATGGTAAAGAGTAG
- a CDS encoding flagellar hook-basal body protein, protein MLRTMVSATNTLSQLQHQLDTISTNIANSNTTGYKAQQANFTEMLYQQFNNDELDRTVRDTPVGIRYGVGAQIGLIQSNQTQGSLQVTDRDLDFALTTKNQYFNVLMQSEEGDVRTAYTRNGSFYVTQTEPGILSLVNSDGYQVADANGQPITFPDNVTGFTMDSDGSLVASYENGTPLKFQLGISELQKPNVMEKLQGGTYIGLPENLDALGFTQAQVLTDLQGANRQVGIQKGALEMSNVDVSKEMTNLIQAQRSYQFNTRAITIADQMLGLINGIR, encoded by the coding sequence ATGTTACGTACAATGGTGAGTGCGACAAATACATTATCTCAACTACAGCATCAGTTGGACACAATCAGTACAAATATCGCAAACAGTAATACAACAGGCTATAAAGCACAGCAGGCAAATTTTACGGAAATGCTGTATCAGCAATTTAATAATGATGAATTAGACCGCACTGTCCGAGATACACCTGTAGGCATTCGTTATGGTGTCGGTGCACAGATCGGATTAATCCAATCAAATCAGACACAGGGATCACTGCAAGTAACAGACCGCGATTTAGATTTTGCATTAACAACAAAGAATCAATATTTTAATGTGTTAATGCAAAGTGAAGAAGGCGATGTGCGAACTGCATATACCCGTAACGGTAGCTTCTATGTTACACAGACAGAACCTGGCATTCTTTCACTTGTAAATAGTGACGGATACCAAGTTGCAGATGCAAATGGACAGCCAATTACATTCCCGGATAATGTAACAGGCTTTACGATGGATTCAGACGGTTCGTTAGTGGCAAGCTATGAAAATGGCACACCGCTAAAGTTCCAGCTTGGAATTTCTGAACTGCAAAAACCAAATGTAATGGAAAAACTGCAAGGCGGGACATATATTGGCTTACCGGAAAATCTGGATGCACTTGGCTTCACGCAAGCGCAAGTACTGACAGATCTGCAAGGTGCCAATCGTCAAGTGGGTATTCAAAAAGGTGCACTTGAAATGTCGAATGTAGATGTATCAAAAGAGATGACAAATTTAATTCAAGCACAGCGTTCATATCAATTTAATACACGTGCGATTACAATTGCAGACCAAATGCTTGGGTTAATTAACGGTATTCGCTAA
- a CDS encoding flagellar hook-basal body protein — MFKGFYTVATGMVAQQRKTEILTNNMANANTPGFKSDQTTIRSFPDMLMSAVNSTTIPTENGFTVKNLNPVGAVNAGVYLQETMPNQTQGQIYSTGLNTDIALINSSMPTDETSGNSGQIFFRLENESGTESYTRNGNFTLDGQGNLVNPQGLFVLDANGERLQFDNDNIRISSDGAIFDENDMQIGTLGVAFSENPDVLVKRDNGLFNTLDGVDLPSAYGQANVQFSMQQQYLEGSNVDASKAMTDLLTAYRAFEANQKVLQAYDKSMEKAVNEIGRVN, encoded by the coding sequence GTGTTCAAAGGTTTTTATACAGTAGCTACAGGAATGGTTGCACAACAACGTAAAACTGAAATTTTAACGAATAATATGGCCAATGCCAATACACCTGGCTTTAAATCAGACCAAACGACAATTCGTTCTTTCCCGGATATGTTGATGTCGGCAGTAAATTCGACAACAATTCCGACTGAAAACGGGTTTACAGTAAAGAATCTTAATCCGGTTGGTGCGGTGAATGCGGGTGTTTATTTACAGGAAACAATGCCAAACCAAACGCAAGGTCAGATTTATTCAACCGGTTTAAATACAGATATCGCACTTATCAATAGTTCGATGCCCACTGACGAAACATCGGGAAATTCAGGACAAATATTCTTCCGCTTAGAAAATGAATCCGGAACAGAAAGCTATACACGTAACGGGAATTTTACGCTGGACGGGCAGGGGAACTTAGTAAACCCCCAAGGACTATTCGTATTGGATGCAAATGGGGAACGACTGCAATTTGATAACGACAATATTCGCATCAGTTCGGACGGGGCGATTTTTGACGAAAATGATATGCAGATCGGAACATTAGGTGTCGCATTTTCTGAAAACCCTGACGTACTTGTGAAGCGTGACAATGGGTTATTTAATACATTGGATGGTGTCGATCTACCATCTGCCTATGGACAGGCAAATGTACAGTTTTCTATGCAGCAGCAATATTTAGAAGGCTCCAATGTCGATGCTTCTAAAGCAATGACAGATCTATTAACTGCATACCGCGCATTTGAAGCAAACCAAAAAGTGCTGCAGGCCTACGATAAGAGCATGGAAAAAGCAGTTAATGAAATTGGACGAGTTAATTAA